DNA sequence from the Novosphingobium sp. KACC 22771 genome:
CCAAGTGGCAGTTCGAATACAGCCCCGAAACATTCTCCACCGCCGAACTGGATTTCAGCATCGAGTGCTGTGAGGCGGTGATGAACATTCTCCAGCCGACGCCGGAGAACCCGATCATCCTGAACCTGCCCGCGACGGTCGAATGCGCAACGCCCAATGTTTACGCCGACCAGATCGAGTATTTCTGCCGCAACCTGCCCAATCGCGAAAGCGCGGTGATCTCGCTGCACACGCATAATGATCGCGGGACGGGCGTGGCGGCGGCCGAGCTGGGCCTGATGGCCGGTGCGGATCGCGTCGAGGGATGTCTGTTTGGCAATGGTGAGCGCACGGGCAATTGCTGCCTGGTGACCGTCGCCATGAATATGTACACGCAGGGCGTGGCGCCGGGTCTGGATTTCTCGGACATCGACGAGGTGATCCAAACGGTTGAATATTGCAACCAGCTGCCCGTGGCCGAGCGCCATCCCTATGGCGGCGAACTGGTGTTCACCGCTTTTTCCGGCAGCCATCAGGACGCGATCAAGAAGGGCTTTGCCGCACAGGAAGCGCGCAATGACCAGCTCTGGGCCGTGCCCTATCTGCCGATCGACCCGGCCGATCTGGGCCGTTCGTATGAGGCCGTCATCCGCGTCAATTCGCAGAGCGGCAAGGGCGGCTTTGCCTGGGTGCTGGAGCAGGATCAGGGGCTGAAACTGCCCAAGAAGATGCAGGCGCATTTCAGCCGCCATGTTCAGGAACTGGCCGATGAGCTTGGTCGCGAACTGGTGGCGGGCGACATCTGGGATGTGTTCCAGCGCGTCTATTACGTCAACGATCCCCAGCATCTGCAACTGGTCGATTACGAGGAAGCCCGCGCGCCCGACGGCACCCGCGTGTTCGCCGGCAAAATCGGCGTCGATGGTCAGGAACGCAGCGTCTCCGGGCGTGGCAATGGTCTGATCTCCTCGGTCGTCGCCACGCTGGCGCAGCATTTCGGGGTCGAGATCTCGGTGAAGGACTATTCCGAACACGCGCTCTCGTCAGGGTCTGAGGCCAAGGCGGCGGCCTATATCGAAGCCGTCGGCCCCGATGGCCAGACCGTGTGGGGCGTTGGCCTCGACAATGATATCGCCACCGCCTCGGTGCGCGCGGTACTGAGCGCGGCCAATGCGTTGAAAACCGCCTGATCCAAAGCGTATCGGCAAAAGGAAAGGCCGGGGAGCGATCCCCGGCCTTTCCTTTTGCGCGCCATACAGCGCCCAAAGAAAAAGGCGCCCCGTGCCTTTCGGCAGGAGCGCCCAATTCCTCAGCCAAAAGCCCTGCTTAGCGATAGCAGACCTTCTTGACCGCCTCGACGATGCGCGGCGTGTTGATCAGAGCGGCCTTTTCGAGGTTCGCTGCATAGGGCAGCGGAACGTCTTCATTGCACACGCGGACAACCGGCGCGTCGAGATGGTCGAAGCCGTCCTCCATTGCGATGGCCGCGATTTCCGAAGCGATCGAGCAGGTCGGCCAGCCTTCTTCGGCCACGACGATGCGGTTGGTCTTGGCCAGCGAGGCCAGCACCGTTTCCTTGTCCAGCGGACGCAGCGTGCGCAGGTCGATAACCTCGGCATCAATGCCCTCGCCCGCCAGTTCCTCGGCGGCTTCCAGCGCCAGGCCCACGCCGATCGAATAGGACACGATGGTCACGTCCTTGCCCTCACGCATGATGCGGGCCTTGCCGATGGGCAGAACGTGATCGTCCAGCTCGGGCAGTTCAAACGAACGGCCATAGATCAGCTCGTTTTCAAGAAACACAACCGGATCTTCGCTGCGGATGGCGGCCTTGAGCAGGCCCTTGGCATCCGAAGCGTCATAAGGCGCGATCACGATCAGGCCGGGCACGTTGGCATACCAGGGGCCATAGTTCTGCGAGTGCTGCGCGCCCACGCGGCTGGCGGCGCCGTTCGGGCCACGGAACACCACCGGGCAACGCATCTGGCCGCCCGACATATAGTTGGTCTTGGCCGCCGAGTTGATGATGTGGTCAATCGCCTGCATGGCGAAGTTGAACGTCATGAACTCGATCACCGGGCGCAGACCGCCCATGGCCGCGCCCGTACCGATACCGGCAAAGCCATATTCGGTGATCGGCGTGTCGATGACGCGCTTCGGCCCGAATTCGGCCAGCAGGCCCTGGGTCACCTTATAGGCGCCCTGATATTCGGCCACTTCTTCGCCCATGACAAAGACGCGCGGATCGCGGCGCATTTCCTCGGCCATGGCGTCACGCAGCGCGTCACGCACGGTCGAAGTCTTCATGTTGGTGCCATGGGGCACGACCGGATCGGCCGGACGGGGCGCAGCGGCAGGCGCGGAAGCAGCGGCAACCGGAGCGGCGGCAGGCGCAGCAGCGGGAGCCGAAGCGGCAGGCGCCGCCTCACCTTCGCCGCCGATCAGCGCGATGACCGTGCCGACCTTCACGCCTTCGGTGCCTTCGGCGATCAGGATCGAACCGATGGTGCCTTCGTCCACCGCTTCAAATTCCATCGTCGCCTTGTCGGTTTCGATTTCGGCCAGAATGTCACCCGACTTCACTTCGTCGCCGACCTTGACCAGCCACTTGGCCAGCTTGCCCTCTTCCATGGTGGGCGAGAGAGCGGGCATCTTGAGTTCAATCGCCATCTCAGTAAGTCTCCACCAGAACGTCGGTATAAAGCTCGTTCATCGCCGGTTCGGGCGAGTTTTCGGCAAAATCGGCCGCTTCGGTGCAGATGGTGCGGATGCGCTTTTCGATTTCCTTGAGCTTTTCCTCAGGGATGC
Encoded proteins:
- the leuA gene encoding 2-isopropylmalate synthase, which translates into the protein MSMLKDPSVKYRPFPTINIPDRTWPSKVIEKAPRWLSTDLRDGNQSLIDPMGAEKKNRFFDLLLKVGLKEIEVGFPSAGATEYDFIRGLVDQGRVPDDVLIQVLTQAREDLIKTSFESLAGIHSAIVHVYNAVSPLWRNVVFGMEKPQVRGIAENAAKLLRDNAARFPQTKWQFEYSPETFSTAELDFSIECCEAVMNILQPTPENPIILNLPATVECATPNVYADQIEYFCRNLPNRESAVISLHTHNDRGTGVAAAELGLMAGADRVEGCLFGNGERTGNCCLVTVAMNMYTQGVAPGLDFSDIDEVIQTVEYCNQLPVAERHPYGGELVFTAFSGSHQDAIKKGFAAQEARNDQLWAVPYLPIDPADLGRSYEAVIRVNSQSGKGGFAWVLEQDQGLKLPKKMQAHFSRHVQELADELGRELVAGDIWDVFQRVYYVNDPQHLQLVDYEEARAPDGTRVFAGKIGVDGQERSVSGRGNGLISSVVATLAQHFGVEISVKDYSEHALSSGSEAKAAAYIEAVGPDGQTVWGVGLDNDIATASVRAVLSAANALKTA
- a CDS encoding pyruvate dehydrogenase complex E1 component subunit beta translates to MAIELKMPALSPTMEEGKLAKWLVKVGDEVKSGDILAEIETDKATMEFEAVDEGTIGSILIAEGTEGVKVGTVIALIGGEGEAAPAASAPAAAPAAAPVAAASAPAAAPRPADPVVPHGTNMKTSTVRDALRDAMAEEMRRDPRVFVMGEEVAEYQGAYKVTQGLLAEFGPKRVIDTPITEYGFAGIGTGAAMGGLRPVIEFMTFNFAMQAIDHIINSAAKTNYMSGGQMRCPVVFRGPNGAASRVGAQHSQNYGPWYANVPGLIVIAPYDASDAKGLLKAAIRSEDPVVFLENELIYGRSFELPELDDHVLPIGKARIMREGKDVTIVSYSIGVGLALEAAEELAGEGIDAEVIDLRTLRPLDKETVLASLAKTNRIVVAEEGWPTCSIASEIAAIAMEDGFDHLDAPVVRVCNEDVPLPYAANLEKAALINTPRIVEAVKKVCYR